A region from the Gossypium hirsutum isolate 1008001.06 chromosome A08, Gossypium_hirsutum_v2.1, whole genome shotgun sequence genome encodes:
- the LOC121204721 gene encoding uncharacterized protein, translating to MFALNLNKKVEKEKKEIQHKNKMAQLDSIQKIRRIQDPNFVKTNYILQIHIHYAEEIEPSSVYSEVHWRNYRVVFWVNPSDQYETGASRGYPKFIWEQLFNIPLINVVTSEPKFLSLEVMRIGGNPGPSRGYIVVGRAKVALPKVPGIKECQRVGLVRFVDGQTVGEGHIIISLTMIQVNFHWRDSLFH from the exons ATGTTTGCATTGAACCTAAACAAGAAG gtGGAGAAGGAGAAAAAGGAAATCCAGCACAAAAACAAAATGGCTCAGTTAGATTCAATCCAAAAAATAAGGCGAATACAAGACCCAAATTTCGTTAAAACAAATTATATTCTACAAATACACATCCATTATGCGGAAGAGATTGAACCATCGAGCGTGTACTCGGAAGTTCATTGGAGGAATTATCGAGTGGTGTTTTGGGTTAACCCTTCAGATCAGTACGAGACTGGTGCAAGTAGAGGGTATCCTAAATTTATATGGGAACAACTATTTAATATCCCATTGATCAATGTTGTTACATCCGAACCTAAGTTTTTGAGTCTGGAAGTTATGCGGATCGGCGGGAATCCGGGGCCGTCAAGAGGCTACATCGTGGTGGGGAGAGCAAAGGTAGCTTTGCCGAAAGTGCCGGGGATTAAAGAGTGCCAACGAGTTGGACTGGTGAGGTTTGTTGATGGGCAAACCGTGGGTGAAGGGCATATAATAATTTCTCTGACTATGATACAGGTAAATTTCCATTGGCGTGACAGTTTATTTCATTAG
- the LOC121204722 gene encoding uncharacterized protein — MKENLLLNANPTSNSSLQFLSFHCKTKAQISFLKAPSSLPFCSRSSSSCFVPLCSSTPYTNSTTKEFNLESNGLPQTSKSNLDGESNENYNVGIGHPIVPNFIPTQKMSLSDQAFYLFTFIACTASLAFTSLVIAAVPTLFAMRRAAVSLSKLADTAREELPSTMAAIRLSGMEISDLSQEIADGVNKSAQAVQAAEAGIRQIGSLAHQQTMSMIQERASLPIISIQPVFAGAARKTSHAVGQATKTIMNIIYRGESESENGDDSVIDRVEI; from the exons ATGAAAGAAAATCTCTTGTTAAACGCAAACCCCACATCAAATTCTTCACTCCAATTCCTTTCTTTCCATTGTAAGACAAAAGCCCAAATTTCATTTTTGAAAGCACCCTCTTCTCTTCCCTTTTGTTCAAGATCCTCTTCTTCTTGTTTCGTCCCACTTTGTTCTTCCACTCCTTATACTAATTCAACTACAAAGGAGTTCAATTTGGAGTCCAATGGATTGCCCCAAACCTCAAAATCTAATCTTGATGGAGAATCCAATGAGAATTACAATGTGGGGATTGGTCATCCAATCGTCCCAAATTTTATTCCAACTCAAAAGATGAGTTTGAGTGATCAAGCCTTCTATCTGTTCACTTTTATTGCTTGTACG GCTTCTTTGGCGTTTACAAGTCTGGTCATTGCAGCTGTTCCTACACTGTTT GCCATGAGAAGAGCTGCAGTTTCTCTTTCCAAGCTCGCAGATACGGCTCGAGAGGAACTTCCCAGTACAATGGCTGCGATTAGGCTTTCGGGCATGGAAATCAGTGATTTAAG CCAAGAGATAGCCGATGGTGTGAACAAATCAGCTCAAGCTGTGCAGGCCGCTGAAGCTGGAATTCGACAGATCGGTTCGCTTGCCCACCAACAGACCATGT CAATGATTCAGGAAAGGGCTAGTCTACCTATCATCTCTATACAACCCGTTTTTGCCGGGGCTGCTAGAAAAACTTCTCATGCCGTTGGCCAAGCCACAAAGACGATCATGAATATCATATATCGAGGAGAATCCGAGTCAGAGAATGGCGATGATAGTGTCATTGATCGAGTTGAAATCTAA
- the LOC107899181 gene encoding probable leucine-rich repeat receptor-like protein kinase At5g63930 — protein sequence MRPLDMGKSSIWRRLFIVFVLIHVLLVHQSKGLNSEGQYLLEIKRNLVDKFHHLSNWNPNDPTPCGWNGVSCSPIDYYSYNLVVQSLNLSSMNLSGSLSPSIGGLVQLTVLDISHNGLSNNIPKEIRNCSNLEILNLNDNEFEAQIPKEIGTLSYLTTLKIYNNRFSGPFPDEIGNLSSLTQLLAYSNDINGSLPSSFCNLKSLKSFRAGQNRLTGSLPSNIGSCESLQYLGLAQNELTGSIPAEIGMLTSLRELILWDNQLTGSIPGEIVNCTNLSTLALYENKLVGSVPKELGNLINLKHLFLYRNELNGTIPREIGNLSFAEQIDFSENLLTGEIPVEFSNIKGLNLLYLFENQLTGVIPVELTSLKNLSKLDLSINNLTGRIPVGFQYLEELIMFQLFDNSLTGTIPRKLGAYSLLWVVDLSNNQLTGRIPRHLCHNLNLMFLNLGTNKLTGNIPSGVTNCLPLVQLLLTGNSLTGSLPSNLCKLVNLSAIELGQNNFRGPIPAEIGNCKALQRLHLHYNYFTSELPREIGNLSQLASFNISSNSFIERIPPELFNCKMLQRLDLSRNRFTGNLPGEIGALSQLELLKLSDNDLSGIIPPELGNLIRLTELQMGGNSFSGNIPAALGSLSGLQIALNLSYNNLSGVIPQELGNLVLLEYLMLNNNHLSGEIPASFANLPSLFGYNFSYNDLKGPIPSLPRLNNLAISSFIENRGLCGGPLGGCNPPLSSSPRVPDTKDKQIRLGKLVAIIAATIGGVSLVLIAVIIYFMRRPVRTVATLQEKPPSTQVSDIYFSPKEGFTFQDLVAATENFNESFVVGRGACGTVYKAVLPSGQAVAVKKLASQREGNNNVDNSFRAEILTLGNIRHRNIVKLYGFCYHQGSNLLLYEYMSRGSLGELLHGTSCHLDWRTRFMIALGAAQGLAYLHHDCKPRIFHRDIKSNNILLNEKFEARVGDFGLAKVMDVPQSKSMSAIAGSYGYIAPEYAYTMKVTEKCDIYSYGVVLLELLTGRTPVQPLDQGGDLVTWVRHYIRDHSLSPGMLDSRLNQRDDRTVCHMLTVMKIALICTSMSPSDRPTMREVVLMLIESNQRGSRFDISSSHDTDRIE from the exons ATGAGACCTTTGGATATGGGGAAATCATCAATATGGAGACGGTTGTTCATTGTTTTTGTACTTATTCATGTCCTTTTAGTTCATCAATCCAAAGGGCTTAACTCAGAGGGTCAATACCTGCTTGAAATCAAGAGAAATCTTGTTGACAAGTTCCATCATTTAAGCAATTGGAACCCTAATGACCCAACTCCATGTGGATGGAATGGTGTAAGTTGCTCCCCCATTGATTATTATTCTTACAATCTTGTAGTTCAGTCTCTTAACTTGAGTTCAATGAACCTGTCTGGTTCCTTGTCTCCTAGCATTGGTGGATTGGTTCAGTTGACTGTCCTTGATATTTCTCACAATGGGTTGTCCAATAACATCCCAAAAGAGATTAGGAATTGTTCAAATTTGGAGATTCTTAATCTCAATGACAATGAATTTGAAGCTCAAATTCCCAAAGAAATAGGCACCCTTTCATATTTAACAACTCTAAAGATATACAATAATAGATTCTCAGGGCCTTTCCCTGATGAGATTGGGAACCTTTCTTCTTTGACACAATTGCTTGCATATAGCAACGATATCAATGGATCATTGCCGAGTTCTTTTTGCAACCTTAAGAGCCTAAAGAGTTTTCGAGCTGGTCAGAACCGGTTGACGGGGAGTTTACCTTCAAATATAGGTTCATGTGAGAGTTTGCAGTACCTTGGTCTTGCACAAAATGAATTAACCGGCTCGATTCCGGCGGAGATCGGGATGCTTACGAGTTTGAGAGAGTTGATCCTTTGGGATAATCAACTCACTGGTTCGATTCCGGGAGAGATTGTCAATTGCACGAATTTGAGTACTCTTGCTTTGTATGAGAACAAGCTTGTTGGAAGTGTCCCCAAGGAGCTTGGGAACCTTATAAATCTCAAGCACTTGTTTCTTTACAGAAATGAGTTGAATGGAACGATCCCGAGGGAGATTGGGAACCTTTCATTTGCCGAACAGATCGATTTCTCAGAGAATTTGTTGACCGGAGAAATACCGGTTGAGTTTAGCAACATAAAAGGGTTGAATTTGCTTTATCTTTTCGAAAACCAGCTTACTGGTGTTATCCCTGTTGAGCTTACCAGTTTGAAGAACTTGTCAAAGCTTGATCTTTCCATAAATAATCTCACTGGTCGGATTCCGGTCGGGTTTCAGTATTTGGAAGAACTGATCATGTTTCAGCTCTTTGACAATTCACTCACCGGTACCATTCCTCGGAAACTTGGGGCTTATAGCTTGCTTTGGGTTGTTGATTTATCCAACAATCAATTAACAGGAAGGATCCCTCGACATCTTTGTCATAACTTGAACCTGATGTTTCTCAACCTTGGGACAAACAAGCTCACTGGGAATATCCCATCCGGTGTTACAAACTGCTTACCATTAGTTCAACTTCTTTTAACCGGAAACAGCCTTACAGGGAGTCTTCCGTCAAATCTTTGCAAGTTAGTTAATCTGTCTGCGATCGAGCTAGGCCAGAACAACTTCAGAGGACCGATTCCGGCGGAGATCGGGAACTGCAAAGCTTTGCAAAGGCTACACCTTCATTATAACTACTTTACATCAGAGTTGCCAAGAGAGATCGGTAATCTGTCTCAGTTGGCGAGCTTTAACATCTCATCTAACTCATTCATAGAAAGGATACCACCAGAACTGTTTAACTGCAAAATGCTTCAACGACTCGATCTCAGCAGGAACAGATTTACGGGGAATTTACCTGGTGAGATTGGAGCACTATCTCAGTTGGAGCTTCTCAAGCTTTCAGACAATGATCTGTCCGGGATAATACCTCCCGAGCTAGGAAATCTTATTCGTTTGACAGAGTTACAAATGGGGGGCAACTCATTCAGTGGCAATATACCAGCTGCTTTAGGTTCCCTCTCTGGCTTGCAAATTGCATTAAATCTCAGCTACAACAATCTCTCTGGAGTAATCCCTCAAGAGCTCGGCAATCTCGTTTTATTGGAATACCTTATGCTTAATAACAACCATTTGAGTGGCGAAATTCCTGCTTCTTTTGCTAATCTACCAAGCTTATTCGGATACAACTTTTCATATAATGACTTAAAAGGGCCTATACCATCACTACCGCGCCTCAACAACCTGGCTATCAGCAGCTTTATCGAAAACAGAGGTCTCTGTGGAGGTCCTCTTGGTGGTTGCAATCCACCATTATCTTCATCCCCTCGTGTGCCAGATACGAAAGATAAACAAATCCGGTTAGGTAAACTTGTTGCCATAATTGCAGCAACTATCGGTGGAGTTTCTCTCGTTTTAATAGCAGTCATTATATATTTCATGAGAAGGCCGGTTAGAACGGTTGCTACTTTGCAAGAAAAGCCACCAAGTACTCAAGTTTCGGACATTTACTTCTCCCCAAAGGAAGGATTCACATTCCAGGACTTGGTTGCAGCGACCGAAAATTTCAACGAGAGCTTTGTTGTTGGTAGGGGAGCTTGTGGAACTGTATATAAAGCTGTCTTGCCAAGTGGTCAAGCCGTTGCTGTTAAGAAGCTTGCTTCACAACGGGAAGGCAATAATAACGTTGACAACAGCTTTCGAGCTGAAATTCTAACATTGGGGAATATCCGGCACCGGAACATCGTGAAGCTTTACGGTTTCTGCTATCACCAAGGTTCGAATCTCCTTCTTTATGAATACATGTCAAGAGGTAGCTTGGGGGAGCTGCTTCATGGTACATCCTGCCATCTTGATTGGAGAACAAGGTTCATGATTGCATTGGGAGCTGCTCAAGGCCTTGCTTATCTGCATCATGATTGCAAGCCTCGGATTTTTCACCGTGATATAAAATCGAATAACATATTGCTCAACGAAAAGTTTGAAGCTCGTGTCGGTGATTTCGGATTAGCCAAAGTCATGGATGTGCCACAATCCAAGTCAATGTCTGCAATTGCAGGTTCTTATGGCTACATTGCTCCAG AATATGCATACACAATGAAAGTGACCGAAAAATGCGACATCTATAGCTACGGAGTTGTCCTATTGGAGTTACTAACAGGCAGAACACCAGTTCAACCACTAGATCAAGGCGGCGACCTCGTAACATGGGTGAGACATTACATCCGAGATCACTCGCTATCACCTGGAATGCTCGATTCTCGGTTGAATCAACGAGATGACAGAACCGTCTGTCATATGTTAACAGTCATGAAAATTGCTTTAATATGCACAAGCATGTCACCTTCTGATAGACCAACCATGCGGGAAGTCGTTCTGATGCTTATCGAGTCGAACCAACGCGGAAGCCGGTTTGATATCTCCTCGAGTCATGACACTGACCGAATCGAATGA